The Polaribacter sp. Q13 sequence TTAAATGAGGGAGTAATAAATAATGATGAGGCAAATGCTATTATAAATAATTTAAAAAATATTGATAGCAGAGGGCAATTTGAAGATCTTTTTATTTCTAACCAAACATGGTTACAACACAACCTAAGTATTGGTGGTGGTGGCGAAAACAGCAGTTATAGAGCTTCTTTGTTATATAATCAAAATAAAAATAATGGATCGTTTAAAAATAACAACAGTAATCAAATAGTTGCTAATATTAGCAATCATATAAAATTGTCTCCAAAATTTACATTTACGAGTAGAGTAAACTATTCTGAAACAAGATCAGGTAACAATGGAATGTCTCTTGCAAATGCATCTGGTTTAGATCAGTATCAAAATATTATTGATGAAAACGGAGATCGCCTAACGCAATCACAAGGGTTTTATCAAGAATTTAAAGATGCTCGAAGTGTAGATAATGGTTATCCTTATAATTGGGACTATAATTTACAGCAAGAGGCAGAAAACAAAAATAATAGTATAACTAATACACAAATTAGATTGCAAGCTGCATTAAATTATAAAATAACCGATCATATATCTTTTGAAGGTAGATATCAGTACGAAAAAGGAACCTATCAAGCAAGAAACCTTTATAATGAGAATACCTTTCAAGTAAGAAATCAAGTTAATATATACACTACAAATACAGGTACCGATGATGCAATTGCTAGTGCTATTCCTGCAGGAAGTATGTTAGATTTGAATATATACAATTCTGAATCTCAATCGGGTAGGTTGCAATTAAATTATAATCAATCATTTAAAAATAACTTACACAATGTTAGTGTTATTGGTGGTTATGAAGCAAGAAAAGTGCTTTCGGACTCTAATGCAAATAGATTATATGGTTATGATGATCGGTCATTAAATTTTGCAAGTAATATAAACTTTGCAGATAGGTTTCCTACGGTTTACTATTTTGGTCAAAACCAAATACCAAATTATGCTTCTATTACAGAAAATGAGAATAGATATATTTCTTATTATGGAAACTTTGCATATACATACGATAAAAAATACACCATTACAGGTAGTACTCGTTTAGATGATGCTAATTTATTTGGAGCAAGTGATAAGTACAAGAACATTCCGTTATATTCAATAGGTGCTAAATGGTCTATTCATAATGAGAATTTTTTTAAAAGCAATACCATTAATAATTTATCTTTAAGAGCTACATACGGTAGTAATGGTAACGTTAACAATTCAACAAGTCCTTTTGTACAAGTAGGTATTTCTAACGATCCTTATACAGGAAATGATTATGGATTTATTTCTAATGTTAAAAACCCAGAATTAAGACTAGAAAAAGTTTATGTAACTAATTTAGGTGTAGATTTTGGAATGTTTAACAACAGGTTAAATGGTTCTGTTGAATATTATCAAAGAAAAAGTGAAGATTTACTGTCTAACGTTATTTTTCCTTCAATATTAGGATTTAATTCTGCTCTAATTAACGCTGGAGCGATGGAAAATAAAGGAGTAGACATTTCTTTAAGAGGACTTGTAGTTAATAAAAAGGATTTTAAATACAATACAACCTTAAATTTCTCTTATAACAAAAATACTGTTACAGAAGTTGAAGTTCCTGAAGACACACCTTTTGCATATACTAGACTACGTTCTCCCTTAAAAAACAAACCATTACGTTATTTATACAGCTACCAATTTGAAGGCTTGAATGAGGAAGGAGCTCCTATGTTTTTAAATGAAAACGGAGAGCTAGTAAACAGAGATATAGATGTAGTTGAAGCACTTAAATACGAAGGTACTACAACTCCAAAAGTTTACGGTGGTTGGATAAACCAATTCTCTTACAAAGGTTTTACTTTAAGAGCATTAACTAGCTTTAAATTGGGCCATGTATTTAGAAATACAAACTTTATGGATTATGCCAATTTGCCAAATACTTTTAGCGGTAATCATTATATTCATAAAGATTTTGAAAGCAGATGGCAAAACCCCGGAGATGAAACTACTACAAATATTCCTAAAATACCAACTACAAGAACAGATGCTACTTTAGATACTTACCAAACGTATTACAGATATGGAAGTCAGCATGTAGATGATGCTTCTCACATTCGTTTAAGAGAGGTTGTTTTAGGGTATCAATTAGATGATAAAATAACACGTTCAGCAGGGTTTAACAGTTTGTACGTTAGTTTTCAAGCAACCAATTTAGCCTTAATTAATTTTAACAAGTGGAATGTTGATCCAGAGAGCTTAATTTTTAAGATAAGACCAACTTTTACGCTAAGTTTAAATGCTAATTTTTAAAATATAAATTATGAAAAACACTATATACATATTTTCACTTATACTACTTATATTTTCTTGTGATAGACAGGAGTATTTGGATATCGAACCTAAAGGGCGTGTCATTCCTAATAAAATAAATGATTACCGATTATTACTAGATCAAACCAAAGTGTTTGGTGGTGTAGGGGGAGCTCAAGTAATATCTCCGGGTTTTGTTAGCAGTTTTTACAACACAGAATTAGCGAGTGATGATGTAATGATAACTGATAATTTTTTAAGTTTTTATCCAGAAGGTTCTGCGTCTACTAATACTTTTATTTGGAAAGACAACATTTATACAGATGCAGAAGAAGATGGCGATTGGCAAAACTTATATGGTCAAATATATGTTACAAATATTGTAATTGATGATGTTCCAAATGCTATAGATGGTACTGTAAAAGAAAAGGATGCTTTAAAAGCTGAAGCATTGGCACATAGAGCATATGCCTATTTTTCTTTGGTAAATTTATATGGTTCTCATTACAATCCAGCAACTGCAAATACAGATCTTGGTGTGCCATTAAGATTAGGAACAGAACTTGTTGGAGTCGAGTATCCAAGAGCAACTGTTAATGATGTTTATACTGTTATTTTAGACGATCTAACTGAAGCTATAAAACACTTACCAAATACTCCAGAGCTAGTTCATCGTCCATCAAAAGCAGGTGTTTATGGTCTTTTAGCGCGTGTATATTTATATATGGGAGATTTTGAAAACGCAAGAGATGCTGCCGACAATGCATTAGCATTAAGCAATACATTGTTAGATTTTAATACCTTTCCAGATTGGTTTTTTCCTGACATAGCTAATCAAGGAGATATTCCACAAAATGATCCTGAAATTATTTGGCATAAAGAATCAGGTGCAGCTTATAGTGCTGCTATTGCATCTGATGATTATCTTAGTTTATTAGAATCTAACGATCAAAGAAGAAGACTTTTCGGGCCACCTTCAATATTCGGCTTATCTGGTCCAGAAAAAATATTCACCGTTGGATATGTTAGAACCTTTAAGCCTATTGGGCCATCTACAGCCGAAATGTTTTTAACAAGAGCAGAGTGTAATGTAAGATTAAATAGAGCAGATTTAGCTATTAATGATTTAAATACATTACGAGAAAAAAGAATGGATACTGGTACATACGAGCCAATAACAACTACAGATGAAGATGAAGTTTTTGCTTTAGTAAAAAAGGAAAGAAGACTTGAATTATATATGAAAGGTCACCGTTTTTTCGATTTAAAACGTTACAATGTGTACGATTCGCAAAAAACTAATATTATTCATACATACAAAGGAGAGACATTTACCTTAACAGCAAATAGTAAAAATTGGGCATTACCTATAGCGCAAAAATACATCTTTCAAAATCCAGAAATAGGAGAAAATAGTAGGGAATAAACTCCATATCAAATCCTTTTAAAACTTAGTAGCCAGAATCTAAAATATCTGGCTACTTATAAATAACAACCAAAGACTTTGGTGTCTTGTTACACCTATAAATAAAATTAAATTATGAAAAAATTAAGATTCATACCTGTTGCACTTGCCATTATTTTAAGCGGATGTAATACTAAGGAAAATAAAAAAGTAGACACTTGTACATTAGAAATTAATGTAGATGGTAATAGTACAGGGAAACTAACTATAGCTCCATACCAGCGTGTAGAAAGTATGGAAGCTTATAACGAGCTAACCATAACAGACTCTATAAAATCAAAAACTACAATAGTTAAAATAGATACCGTTAGTGCGGTAAGAAAAGTATCGATAAGCTACAATAAAAAAAACTATAGTACAGAGTTATTTACGGGTACAGGTACTTATGTATTATCTATAATTAACGATAGTCTTATTGTTAAAGGAGCTCCAAGACACGAGGAATATCTAAAAATTAAAAAGGCTTTAGGTATTGCTAAAATGGAAGGCCTAAAATATAAAAAAGATCTTACACCTGAAGAAGCTAATTTTAAAGCTAGTTTTTCAGATAAGTTAATTGCTGCAATAAAAGAGCATCCAAAAAACATTGCTTTAGCACAATCCGCTTACACTCAATTTTGGAATACAGACACCAATACTTTAGATCAAGTTTTAAATAGTTTTGACGCTAGTTTACAATCAAGTTACTTTTTAGAGCCATTAGTAGAAAGAAGAAAGAATTTAGATTTAGTAACTATGGGTAAACCTGCTCCTTTATTTACTCTTAAAAGTTATGATAATAAAGATGTATCTGTAACAGATTATAGAGGTAAGTATTTATTAATCGATTTTTGGGCATATTGGTGTGGGCCATGTATTAAAGGGTTTCCAGAATTAAGAGAGATTAGAGAAGCTTATTCTGAAGATCAATTAGCAATTTTAAGTATTAGTACAGATAAAAACTACGACAAGTGGATTAATGCTGTAGACAAACACAAATTACCTTGGACACAGGTTATTGATGATGAAAAACTACCAGTAAATATAGGGTCTAAATATGCTGTAGTAGGCATCCCTCATTTAGTTTTAATTTCGCCAGAAGGTAATATTGTTTACAAACATGATTATCACGATGTTTTAACTGATGAGTTAAAAAACTTTCTAAAATAATTATCTATATGAAACCATATACTCATGCATTACTTTTATTTGGCATTTTTATAGGTGTATTATCTTGTAAGTCTAAAGAAGAGAAACAAATAGATTATGCTATTATTTCTGGTAAGATTACCAATTCATCCGAAAAAGAAATAACACTTAATTGGAGGGATACTTTTAAGGTTAATAAAAATGTTAAAACGGTAGTAAAATTATCCGAAACAGGTACATTTTTAGATACTTTAAAATTATTACCAGGCCATTACTCATTTAATGAAGGTAAAAATAGAATTCCGTTGCA is a genomic window containing:
- a CDS encoding TlpA disulfide reductase family protein codes for the protein MKKLRFIPVALAIILSGCNTKENKKVDTCTLEINVDGNSTGKLTIAPYQRVESMEAYNELTITDSIKSKTTIVKIDTVSAVRKVSISYNKKNYSTELFTGTGTYVLSIINDSLIVKGAPRHEEYLKIKKALGIAKMEGLKYKKDLTPEEANFKASFSDKLIAAIKEHPKNIALAQSAYTQFWNTDTNTLDQVLNSFDASLQSSYFLEPLVERRKNLDLVTMGKPAPLFTLKSYDNKDVSVTDYRGKYLLIDFWAYWCGPCIKGFPELREIREAYSEDQLAILSISTDKNYDKWINAVDKHKLPWTQVIDDEKLPVNIGSKYAVVGIPHLVLISPEGNIVYKHDYHDVLTDELKNFLK
- a CDS encoding RagB/SusD family nutrient uptake outer membrane protein, which gives rise to MKNTIYIFSLILLIFSCDRQEYLDIEPKGRVIPNKINDYRLLLDQTKVFGGVGGAQVISPGFVSSFYNTELASDDVMITDNFLSFYPEGSASTNTFIWKDNIYTDAEEDGDWQNLYGQIYVTNIVIDDVPNAIDGTVKEKDALKAEALAHRAYAYFSLVNLYGSHYNPATANTDLGVPLRLGTELVGVEYPRATVNDVYTVILDDLTEAIKHLPNTPELVHRPSKAGVYGLLARVYLYMGDFENARDAADNALALSNTLLDFNTFPDWFFPDIANQGDIPQNDPEIIWHKESGAAYSAAIASDDYLSLLESNDQRRRLFGPPSIFGLSGPEKIFTVGYVRTFKPIGPSTAEMFLTRAECNVRLNRADLAINDLNTLREKRMDTGTYEPITTTDEDEVFALVKKERRLELYMKGHRFFDLKRYNVYDSQKTNIIHTYKGETFTLTANSKNWALPIAQKYIFQNPEIGENSRE
- a CDS encoding SusC/RagA family TonB-linked outer membrane protein produces the protein MKFIFIRGPIDFRKKSLLFIMKTFIFLSCALTFGFNSKTSFSQNVKINIKNNQEISVIDVFELIKKETDYRFVYKTKDFKNAPKVTLKKGIITAHNLLTKSLSFGRFTYALTADKRIVLKQGAAINKAIYQQTIKGSVKDIAGIPLAGTHIIVSNSEGVILTGTSSNFDGDFTIRASKGNVVKFSYVGFLTQVVKIKDQQEINVVLKENANTLDEIVLNTGYQKISKERATGSFEQLDNKVLGIKTSQNIFNKIEGEVAGVLFDAGDGATIRGVSTINSVNDPLVVVDGFPIEQGIETINPNDVESITILKDAAAASIWGIRAANGVIVIVTRKGTKNAKPTVSYSTSFSMTNKLDLHDQPYASTESFLEFEKHMADNEWRTLPNSFNSSNISKGLETYLSLNEGVINNDEANAIINNLKNIDSRGQFEDLFISNQTWLQHNLSIGGGGENSSYRASLLYNQNKNNGSFKNNNSNQIVANISNHIKLSPKFTFTSRVNYSETRSGNNGMSLANASGLDQYQNIIDENGDRLTQSQGFYQEFKDARSVDNGYPYNWDYNLQQEAENKNNSITNTQIRLQAALNYKITDHISFEGRYQYEKGTYQARNLYNENTFQVRNQVNIYTTNTGTDDAIASAIPAGSMLDLNIYNSESQSGRLQLNYNQSFKNNLHNVSVIGGYEARKVLSDSNANRLYGYDDRSLNFASNINFADRFPTVYYFGQNQIPNYASITENENRYISYYGNFAYTYDKKYTITGSTRLDDANLFGASDKYKNIPLYSIGAKWSIHNENFFKSNTINNLSLRATYGSNGNVNNSTSPFVQVGISNDPYTGNDYGFISNVKNPELRLEKVYVTNLGVDFGMFNNRLNGSVEYYQRKSEDLLSNVIFPSILGFNSALINAGAMENKGVDISLRGLVVNKKDFKYNTTLNFSYNKNTVTEVEVPEDTPFAYTRLRSPLKNKPLRYLYSYQFEGLNEEGAPMFLNENGELVNRDIDVVEALKYEGTTTPKVYGGWINQFSYKGFTLRALTSFKLGHVFRNTNFMDYANLPNTFSGNHYIHKDFESRWQNPGDETTTNIPKIPTTRTDATLDTYQTYYRYGSQHVDDASHIRLREVVLGYQLDDKITRSAGFNSLYVSFQATNLALINFNKWNVDPESLIFKIRPTFTLSLNANF